The sequence below is a genomic window from Ipomoea triloba cultivar NCNSP0323 chromosome 10, ASM357664v1.
AGGCTTCTTGTAAGAAGTGTGAGCAAATGCTAGCCATCGATCTAGTGGATCTAACCCTAGGCACCTTTTACAACCTTGATGGAATGAGATGGGGCGGTAGAATGGTCAAATAACCCTCCCATGCACTAGATAGTGTTTAGAAAGGACACGACATCAGTTTCTGGAAAATCAGCAGCCCTACCTCAAAATGGGTGATTAATAATTGTGGAGGATGAATGATCCACATTGAGTGAAATAACATCACCATATGCTTGCTGAATTTTTGAGGAAGTGGGTGTATCGGTTTTCGGTGTTTTGCCTTGGCTTTCTAGGTATTTAGTTATTGACTGCTATAGTTCACTGTCATCTTTGCCTAATTCTCTGAGACGTTGTATGCAGTGCTCTTTTATTAACTTCTCCAACTCATTCACTGATTCTTTGAGAGCTTTGAATGCTGGATTGTCCGAAAGACCAAATGTTATGGTCTCTTTCATGGGCAGAAGAAGGAACAGGAAGAAGTGTCTTGCCACACTTCAAAGGCTGGGTTTGCTTGAGACCCAAAGCTCCCTTAGCCCCCTTTTGGGATTTATAATTCTGTTCCCCATTAATCCAATTAATTCTCACTTTTTATATAGGGGAAATAGAAGACTCCTGTAACTAATAATGACTTTAAGACTAGATAACTAATTAGTAGAAAGACTTCTAATTGAATCAAATTGGAACACCTAAAAAACTAAGCAGCTAATTATCAAACAATTCTAATCTAACTAAAACATCtaataaataattgataaaagTATTGTTGCCTTCCAGCATCATATCCATGTTCCTACTAGCTTAATTTCCAATTGAGTGATTGAGCTTAAGTTCTGTTGAATTTGGAAGAAACACAGgtctggcgggtggagaataacaccacccgccagttaggaagaagctaaatgaataatcaaggatggagaaatggttataattcttatatttctaTATCTATTACTTCATTGCATACTTCATACTCCATACACtgatacatacacatatatatagtcatgagcTACACATTGCTCAAGACTATCACACTCCTCTAGGAATAGCACAATGCTCAAGACTGCACATTGCTCTAGGATACACATTGCtctagattattattttaacattattgAAACATTCCTGATTTTGCTCCATGATgtttcaacactccccctcaagctggaatATCTAGAAGTTCCAAGCTTGAAGTCAAACATAAACTCCACtctaaattacaaatgaagatTACAAGCAACTAGAGGATAACAGTGCTGGATGGCTTCAGAGAGACAATGCTATACACAACCCTTGGAAATGTATCAAGGGCGAAGCTTGTCACGAATATCCTTTGGAATGACGGCACCAAGGGTAAGACAATGCTATACACAACCCTTGGAAATGCATTAAGGGCGAAGCTTGTCACGACCATCCTTGGAAATGACGGCACCAAGGGTAAGAAATAACACTAACACCTTCACAGCAACATAAGCACTCTATGACTTGCCAACAACAATCTTCATCGAGAGTGGTGGAGGCGAACGGGAGCAAAGGATGAAGCAAAGCCTATAGAAATGAAGATAAACCCAAAAACAGAGCAAAGGAAAATAACACAGAGTTGAAGATAGCACACTGATTGTAGATAGTCACACTCCCCCTTACTTGAAACATGGAAAATAATCAAAGGCCTTTATAGTAGTGCTGAAACTTAACATCCATGGGATAAGGCATACCGGGGATAAAGAAATAGCACGGTTATACCAAAAATAGTAAACAccatgggaagaaccaaagaagtTCAGCAATAAACCCAAAAACCTTCAAATTTCACCCATAGGCATCAATGGTTGCCAAGAAATTTGCAGCAATTTTGCAGAAAACTGCCCATAGTATTACTGCAGTTTGGGACATTATGTGATGCTATGATGGAGGGAGATGTTGTGTGAACTGAACAAATACTTGACACTAGCAGGAAAAGAGGTAAAAGATATGGTAGTTCAAGATGCAAAAGATAGCATCATACACCAAAAACAGTGGGAAAACAGTCCCGGAATTTTCAGATTGTTGACCGGCGACTTTGACCGGCAGTTGACTGGCCGTTGACCGGCAGTTGACCGACGTTGACCGGCATGACCGGTGGAGACGGGAGATGTGAATACACTCCCAGGTGCGTCTCCTCAAGGCGAATCTACTGGAGGCAACAGCACCTTGAACGGAGATCGGAGGAGAGAGATATGGCCGGAAAAGAGTGGAGACTTCCGGCGGAGTGCGGCGGCGCGTGGGGGCGCGTGCAGAGGATGATGGCCACCGGATTTCAGGCGTCGGCTCGCGACGAGGTTCCGAGTAAGGCTGTGGTGGTAGTTTCTTCACACACTAGCCGGAAGTGAGTCGGAACGAAATGGGCAGCCGCGTATCGCCGGAaaaaatggtgttttttttttttttttttccagaaatgGAAAGGAAGAAAATAGCCTAGAAtcttaggctctgataccatgttgaattTGGAAAAAACACAGgtctggcgggtggagaataacatcacccgccagttaggaagaagctaaatgaataatcaaggatggagaaatggttataattcttatatttctaTATCTATTACTTCATTGCATACTTCATACTCCATACACtgatacatacacatatatatagtcatgagcTACACATTGCTCAAGACTATCACACTCCTCTAGGAATAGCACAATGCTCAAGACTGCACATTGCTCTAGGATACACATTGCtctagattattattttaacattattgAAACATTCCTGATTTTGCTCCATGATGTTTCAACAAGTTCAAAAACACACATGCTTTTGACAAGAACTCAAAGGCTTGACTTCTATAGTTATTAATGTTAAAGTGCCAAGTGATGGATGTACTAACATGATGCCAAGTATTATCTTGCACAGGCAAAAGAAATTGCAGGGCTAGTTTCTAGTATGAAGATAAGCACTGTTTAAGATCTAGAGATACTTGTGATGTTGGTGGGCGAATATATACTAGCAGAGTGAGATGTTCAAGCCTCAAATGATAATAAGATTTAGGAAACTTCATCCAAATGATAATGCTCCCCCGAATGACCCTCCCACTGGGGGAGGGGATTGAGGCTGAATGAATTACAAACCACACATAGAGGCAATGATTTGTAATTGAAGTCTAGCAATTGACAGAAGATAGAGAGCATGCTAGAAATTACATTGATAAGCTATGTGGTTCAGAGACCAATCTTCTTATGAGTTCGAATAAGGAGTTGGTTTGTTCCCCCACTGGTATTATGTCTTCAGGTTGACCCTTCACCATGAGAATCATATGTAATTCTCCGGCGGCGCTCATTGTGACCTGCCAATCGCCTCCGGCAACTCCTCTTAGCTTCATCAAACTGGGCTAATTCATGAAACCTGAATATACATATTGGTAAGAAGAAAAACCTCTGCCCTTTGCACTTATATATTCTTATCTAGCTAGTCATTAATAAATGCACGATAACTTGCActataaatgttattttatatcAATGATTGCACATTTTGCAGGAAGTTATGTTTACTTCCTGCATTTTAGGGAGAGAGATGGGAGGGAATGGGGGTTGTGGAAGGGGGAACTTAGTACTAAAGAGATCAACAGAATTGAGAGAATggcaaataatatattttaccttGTTTATTGATCAATTTCTTATATTTGAATTAAGGTAGTTTGCATGATGAACACATCCGGACATAATTCCATGATGAAACACGCTAAGAATTTGTTCAATAAATTACTAGTAGTTGGCTAGTTGCCTGTTTTAACTATGGATGCAGTCCTGTTTGTGTAATTTATACAATGTTTCTCTTGAGTGGTTTAAGAAACATGTTTTTTCAGTGATGGGAAACTGAATTTATATGCTAGCACACCAAACATTATGAATTCAACTTAGAACTCTAAATTGCCGTAGATATTGCATCATTACAATTTTTATCAAAGTCAGGACAGAGAAACAGTGAGATAGAAGAAAAATTTGTGAAATTAGGTTTCTTAACCTGCTGCATTGCTGACAGAAGCGCTGTTGAACTCCATTTATAAGTACTGACGGAGCCTTTGCGTGAATCTCACAGACCTTGTGGCGGCGATGGTATGGCTTGGCATCTGTCATATCTGTGCTGCAGTCCTCCACCTGACAGAACAGCTGTGTTGACCCTCCACCGGTTAACTTCCTTCCAGATATAGTCAAtgctcttttctttttgttgtctTCTTCAACATCTTCGTCTTCATCTTCGCCCCCCTCTGCCGACTCAGTTTCGTTTATGCTTCTTTTCCCCTCTGGTTTGCTTGTTTCCATTTCTTTGATGGTAAAACAAGTTGGGAAGTAACTCAAgcagaagaagagaagaagatgaagaatggGAAACTTGAAGGAAAGATGAAAGGTAAAGAATATGTGAGGACCACTGGATCCATACTTTTCCTAATTGGGGTCTCTAATAGTAGTGTAGAATAGGCTTTGAGGTTAAGATAGCTGGAAAATACTGAAATCTGATTAGTGAACTGTACAAAAAGATGGGTGAAAATGAGCTAAAAGTAATTAAGTATGATAGGTGAATTGTACAGAAAGAGAGGTGATAGCTGTTGGAAACTTCTCTTATTGCCCATTGGTCTTAACTTTACACACAAACTTCAAACTTTAATGTGACCATGCATTATTATATGGGAGAGAAAAATGTGACCATCAATAGCATAGTACAAGAGTCATATGAAGAGCATTTATGATGAACTGTGGACTGTGGTGATATCTGTATTAAGATTTGCTCTCTCTAATTttctattaattattttttttgggagggGGGGTGTATTACCCCCCACCCCACTAGGCCCCTACTTTTCCATTAGAGTGCAATTAGTTGGGCAGTCAGCAAACCTGTCATCAACTAGTCATTAGATTATgtatatcatataattaattatttgtgcaactaaatatgtatatatttcttcATTATTGTTGCTAAATAGTGTGAAAGATTTAGACTTGGAGATCTAACTACCTCGGGCTTGGCTCAATCAGTAAGTGCTCAGCTGTGAGTTTTGTTATTCTCATGCCAAATTTGCTGGAATATAGCTCGAGAAATACAGTTATTATCTGCAATTTTGGTGAAGATGGCATGTGCTTATTCcatttcttcatcatcaccaGCTCACAGATTCATCCATCAAAAGCCATCATTATCTTGCACATTTGTGCAGAAATATTCCCAACTGGCTTCTTCAGTGGATGTGTGTATATCAGTGTCATAGCGTGTGTGAATTACaattacaaatacaaatacaaaatgCATACATATCTGACAGTGTGTAATTATTAATCAATCTCTCTTTATTGGAAGTCCCTTTCAAGCAAGGACgattcttgtattttttttttcttcttgggaTGTGTCATTGGGAAGTGAAGGGGCAAGGCTAGTCTGGTCCAATGATTGATTGAACTTGTCCAATCAGGCATGGACACGTGGTGTATTGATTTTGTCTAATTTTCAGAGATGTCCTTTGCCTAATTATATAGTTTTAAATGCAGAATTAGCAGAGCCAATTGATTTGCAGGAATGTGAGGAACTAGCTTTCTTGATGAATACTGCTGCATCTATTCACACGCTGGGCCATGATTATTTGATATGTGCTTCTGGACCCTTGGTCCACGTTTGTGAGTAGTACACAGCcctatcttcttttcttttggttttaaaagaagatgagaattgattggaattttaaaaaaaaaaacgaattgagttcctattcttttttttttttctttttttttttccttctctctttCAATTATTTACGTGGCGTTTGTTTCGTGGAATAGAATATAtctattttgttgttttgttcattttttattttacataataGAATTTTACGGAATTTGTTATTTCAAATTCTATTGCAATAGAAATGACCATTTCCAAGAGCCTCCTTATATTAGTTATCTCAAGGAATAgctaatatatatgtgtaattacttgtgtgtgtgtatttgtatttattgatatttatatACTCTTTGTATGAGTACTCTTGTCATTTCACAAATTTTTCCtttctattatttaattaacaaaatattgaaatatcATTTCTTCAGAAATTCTGTATCTATTCCTTCTATTAATCAATCAATGAAATAGCATTTCTATTCTTTTATGTTTCACCCATAATTCATTCTCTCTAGAATAGTATTcaatcttattttaattttctgttttcaTTTTGTGAACCGAACACaaattgaaattgttgaaaagttcatatatacacacacagacacacagtCCGTAGCAGGCctacatgtattttttttttttaattctgaCAGAAGGGGGGCACCCAAAATACAAATCGTTTAGTGCTGCATTTGCCGCCACAACGGGAAGCCACATGCTTCATCCTCTAACAGTCTAATGGTTCCAGCTGGAGGTTGATTAAGAACATGCATACCCCTTGGATAACTAGTGGCGAGTTTGGCGAGGGAGTCAGCCGAGCCGTTCTGTTCCCGGTGGATGAATACTATTTCCCATGATGCTACGGCTTGTAGTTCTCGTCTGCATGCATTTAGGAGATTATCAACTATGTTAGTAACTTTTCTCCCATTGTTCAGCCCTTCCACCACCTCCTTGGAGTCGCTTTCCAGTATAATTTTGTTCAATCTCATCTCCCTTGCAAGTTGACACCCTTTGAGTATGGCCCAGGCTTCTGCCACTAGTGAAGAGCATGTACCAATATTGTAAACGAATCCTTTCACCCACTTCCCTGCATGCTCCCTTATAAGGCCTCCACAACCAGCGCTATTGCCAGAGGTGTTGACACTTCCATCAACGTTTATCTTCCAGCAGTTAATAGGTGGCTTGTTCCAAATCAGTTGATTCCATCTGCAATCGGAACCCCTAGCAGTTAGGCCATTCTTTTTGTCAAAAGCCTGGTTGATCTCATGCAACTTGCGGCGTATCCAATCAATCTTTAGATTGGTAGGACGATCGATATTGGAGAATATCGCTTCGTTTCTCCACTTCCAAAGCCACCAAATAGTTAGGGCAAAGAGCGTATCGTTGCGATAAGGATGTTTACCATAATTCTTCTGAGCCAAACCAGTGTCGAGCC
It includes:
- the LOC116033567 gene encoding squamosa promoter-binding protein 1 is translated as METSKPEGKRSINETESAEGGEDEDEDVEEDNKKKRALTISGRKLTGGGSTQLFCQVEDCSTDMTDAKPYHRRHKVCEIHAKAPSVLINGVQQRFCQQCSRFHELAQFDEAKRSCRRRLAGHNERRRRITYDSHGEGST